Proteins from one Rosa chinensis cultivar Old Blush chromosome 7, RchiOBHm-V2, whole genome shotgun sequence genomic window:
- the LOC112176664 gene encoding sucrose synthase 7 has translation MASTPALKRSDSIADTMPDALRQSRYHMKKCFARFVGNGKRLMKPQHIMEEIEKSIEDGNEKSKVLRGLLGYILSSTQEAAVVPPHVAFSVRPNPGFSEFVKVNADDLAVDGISVTEYLKFKEMIYDENWANDENALEIDFGAIDFSSPRMTLPSSIGNGLNFILKLISSRLNASSSDYAKPLLDYLLALNHHGQNLMINETMDSVEKLETSLIRAQSFVSALPKNTPFLNFEQRLKDMGFEKGWGDTAERVGERMRTLSEVLQAPDCVKLESFFSSLPNTFNIVIFSPHGYFGQSDVLGLPDTGGQVVYILDQVRALEEELLLRIKQQGLAVKPQILVVTRLIPDSRGTKCNVELEAIVNTKHSHILRVPFRTDKGILRHWVSRFDIYPYLETFVQDATAKILEHMDCKPDLIIGNYSDGNLVASLMAAKLGITQGTIAHALEKTKYEDSDAKWKEFDTKYHFSCQFTADLISMNSTDFVITSTFQEIAGGKDRPGQYESHTAFTMPGLCRVVSGIDVFDPKFNIAAPGADQSVYFPNSEKQKRFTKFHPSIEQMVYSKEENDEHKGFLADKKKPIIFSMARLDKVKNLSGLVEWFGKNKRLRNLVNLVIVGGFFDPSKSKDREEIAEIIKLHALVKEYQLNGQFRWIAAQTDRYRNGELYRCIADTKGAFVQPALYEAFGLTVIEAMNCGLPSFATNQGGPAEIIVDGVSGFHIDPNNGEESSNKIADFFERCRADGEYWKKISAAGLQRIYACYTWKIYANKMLNMGSTYGFWRQLRKEPKLAKQSYIHMFYSLLFRTLARTVPVPSDGYEPVPMPKAIAAADQGKPKSVTTVSKRPQAAAAPTMPTVSVAQITPTPRDEGGLEQINEQPIGPPDVASPNRPTRCLWNCFFVIIGFLCLVYYKLKNMYYK, from the exons ATGGCTTCCACCCCGGCCTTGAAGCGCTCCGATTCAATTGCAGACACTATGCCAGATGCTCTGAGACAGAGCCGCTATCACATGAAGAAATGTTTTGCCAG GTTTGTCGGGAATGGGAAGAGGTTAATGAAGCCCCAGCATATAATGGAGGAAATCGAAAAATCGATAGAGGATGGGAATGAAAAAAGCAAGGTGTTACGGGGATTACTTGGTTACATCCTCAGTTCCACTCAG GAAGCAGCTGTTGTTCCGCCGCATGTTGCATTTTCTGTTAGACCAAATCCTGGTTTCTCAGAGTTTGTTAAGGTGAATGCTGATGATCTAGCAGTGGATGGAATCAGTGTTACCGAATACTTGAAATTCAAAGAAATGATCTACGACGAGAACTG GGCAAATGATGAAAATgctttggaaattgattttggagccaTTGACTTCTCTAGTCCTCGCATGACCCTTCCTTCTTCTATTGGGAATGGACTTAACTTCATCCTCAAGTTAATCTCCTCGAGGCTGAATGCCAGCTCATCCGATTATGCCAAACCCTTGCTTGACTACTTGTTAGCACTCAATCACCACGGACAGAATCTTATGATCAATGAAACTATGGATtcggtggaaaagcttgaaacgtCATTGATTCGAGCACAATCATTTGTCTCAGCACTCCCAAAAAACACTCCATTTCTTAATTTCGAGCAGAG gTTAAAGGATATGGGTTTTGAGAAAGGATGGGGGGATACAGCAGAAAGAGTTGGTGAGAGAATGAGGACACTGTCAGAAGTACTCCAAGCACCGGATTGCGTGAAGTTGGAGTCATTCTTTAGCAGCCTTCCCAATACATTCAACATTGTCATCTTCTCTCCTCACGGCTACTTTGGCCAGTCAGATGTCCTTGGATTGCCTGATACTGGTGGCCAG GTGGTTTATATACTTGATCAAGTGAGAGCCTTAGAGGAAGAGTTGCTACTGAGAATAAAGCAGCAAGGGCTTGCTGTGAAGCCTCAGATTCTTGTGGTGACGCGACTCATACCAGACTCTCGAGGGACTAAGTGCAATGTGGAGTTGGAGGCTATAGTCAACACGAAGCACTCCCACATTCTCAGGGTTCCTTTCAGGACAGACAAAGGCATTCTGCGCCATTGGGTGTCCCGTTTTGATATCTACCCTTATCTTGAGACTTTTGTCCAG GATGCAACTGCAAAGATTCTAGAGCACATGGACTGCAAACCGGACCTCATAATTGGGAACTACAGTGATGGAAACTTGGTGGCCTCTTTGATGGCTGCCAAGCTTGGAATAACACAG GGAACAATTGCCCACGCTCTAGAAAAGACTAAGTATGAAGACTCGGATGCCAAATGGAAGGAATTTGATACAAAGTACCACTTTTCTTGTCAGTTCACTGCAGACTTAATCTCGATGAACTCAACTGATTTTGTCATAACTAGCACATTTCAAGAAATAGCAGGAGG TAAGGATCGACCTGGACAGTATGAAAGCCACACCGCATTTACAATGCCAGGACTGTGTCGAGTAGTCTCAGGCATTGATGTGTTTGATCCGAAGTTCAACATTGCTGCTCCCGGTGCTGACCAATCTGTCTACTTCCCCAACTCCGAAAAACAGAAGCGTTTTACCAAATTTCATCCTTCCATTGAACAAATGGTCTACAGTAAGGAGGAAAACGACGAGCACAA AGGATTTTTGGCAGACAAAAAGAAACCAATCATCTTTTCAATGGCAAGACTGGATAAAGTGAAGAACCTCTCAGGACTAGTTGAGTGGTTCGGAAAGAACAAGAGGCTGAGGAATTTGGTCAACCTTGTTATAGTAGGGGGGTTCTTTGACCCATCCAAGTCCAAAGACAGAGAAgaaattgctgaaattatcAAACTGCATGCCTTGGTTAAAGAATATCAACTTAATGGCCAGTTCAGATGGATAGCAGCTCAAACTGATAGGTATCGCAACGGAGAGTTGTACCGCTGCATTGCTGATACGAAGGGAGCTTTTGTGCAGCCTGCATTGTATGAAGCCTTTGGTCTTACAGTGATTGAGGCAATGAACTGTGGATTGCCCTCTTTTGCTACAAACCAAGGAGGCCCGGCTGAAATTATTGTTGATGGAGTCTCGGGCTTCCATATTGATCCCAACAATGGTGAAGAGTCCAGCAACAAGATTGCTGATTTCTTTGAGAGATGCAGGGCAGATGGTGAATACTGGAAGAAGATCTCCGCGGCGGGTCTGCAGCGTATATATGCATG CTATACATGGAAAATATATGCAAACAAAATGTTGAACATGGGATCCACTTATGGGTTTTGGAGGCAGTTGAGGAAGGAGCCGAAGCTAGCAAAGCAAAGCTACATTCATATGTTTTACAGTCTCCTATTTAGGACTTTG GCAAGGACTGTCCCCGTCCCAAGTGATGGATATGAACCAGTACCGATGCCAAAGGCAATAGCTGCAGCTGACCAAGGCAAACCAAAGTCAGTGACAACTGTATCCAAACGCCCACAAGCCGCAGCTGCACCAACAATGCCAACAGTTTCAGTTGCTCAGATCACACCAACACCAAGGGATGAAGGAGGTTTAGAGCAGATAAATGAGCAACCTATTGGCCCTCCTGATGTTGCGAGTCCAAACCGCCCAACACGGTGCCTTTGGAATTGCTTCTTCGTCATCATTGGTTTTCTGTGCCTTGTTTATTACAAGCTCAAGAATATGTACTACAAATGA